The following proteins come from a genomic window of Brevibacillus antibioticus:
- a CDS encoding response regulator transcription factor, whose product MLILAVEDEKALLQTIAGVLSDEGYQVDTAERGDDGLLLAERGIYDLLVLDIMMPGMDGLSLVRTLRAKGIMTPVLFLTAKDSVESRVEGLDAGADDYLVKPFAAEELTARVRALLRRQGKQNTEGELAYGPLSLKINEYDGFVDDEPMKLTTKEYELLKYFLQNREQILTRQQIFDRVWGIDSEANYGVVDLYVHYLRKKLGTYEGFIRTIRNVGYILKKADK is encoded by the coding sequence ATGCTTATTCTTGCAGTGGAGGATGAAAAAGCGCTGCTCCAGACAATTGCAGGAGTCCTGAGCGATGAAGGATATCAGGTGGATACGGCAGAGCGCGGAGATGACGGTTTGCTATTGGCGGAACGCGGCATCTACGATTTGTTGGTCCTGGACATTATGATGCCAGGAATGGATGGTCTTTCACTGGTGAGAACGTTGCGTGCAAAAGGGATAATGACGCCGGTTTTGTTTTTAACGGCAAAAGATAGCGTAGAATCGAGAGTCGAGGGATTGGATGCCGGAGCTGACGATTACTTGGTCAAGCCTTTTGCGGCTGAGGAACTGACGGCGAGAGTAAGAGCCCTCTTGCGCCGACAAGGGAAACAGAACACAGAAGGCGAGCTGGCATACGGTCCTCTATCGCTGAAGATAAATGAATATGACGGTTTTGTTGATGATGAGCCGATGAAGCTAACCACGAAGGAGTACGAGCTACTTAAGTACTTCCTGCAAAATCGGGAGCAAATATTGACGCGCCAACAAATTTTTGACCGCGTATGGGGAATTGATTCAGAAGCGAATTACGGAGTGGTCGATTTGTATGTCCACTACCTGCGCAAGAAGCTGGGTACTTACGAAGGCTTCATCCGAACGATCCGCAATGTGGGCTACATTTTGAAAAAGGCAGACAAATGA
- a CDS encoding 3-hydroxybutyrate dehydrogenase, with protein sequence MEKLLEQQVAVVTGAASGIGLEIARTFAEEGAKVVILDLNGESAESAAAQLQKEGHEAISFGCNVTDEVQMQECIQQTVKIFGRLDILVNNAGLQFVSPIEEFPTAKFEQMLSIMLTAPFVAIKHAFPIMKQQGHGRIINMSSINGLIGFAGKAAYNSAKHGVIGLTKVAALEGAAAGITVNAICPGYVDTPLVQNQLADLAKTRNVPLEKVMEEVIYPLVPQKRLLQVKEVANYVAFLASKKASGVTGQAVVIDGGYTAQ encoded by the coding sequence ATGGAGAAGTTGTTGGAGCAGCAGGTGGCAGTAGTAACAGGGGCTGCGAGCGGAATTGGCTTGGAGATTGCCCGGACGTTTGCCGAGGAAGGGGCGAAAGTCGTCATACTAGACTTGAATGGGGAATCAGCGGAATCAGCAGCAGCCCAATTGCAAAAAGAAGGTCACGAGGCAATCAGCTTTGGTTGTAATGTTACCGACGAGGTACAAATGCAGGAGTGCATCCAGCAGACAGTCAAGATTTTTGGCAGACTGGATATCTTAGTGAATAATGCGGGATTGCAATTTGTCTCTCCTATAGAAGAGTTTCCGACTGCAAAATTTGAACAAATGCTCAGTATTATGCTGACGGCGCCTTTTGTTGCGATTAAACACGCGTTCCCCATTATGAAGCAACAAGGTCATGGCCGTATCATCAATATGTCTTCAATCAACGGCTTGATTGGCTTTGCGGGGAAGGCAGCGTACAACAGTGCCAAGCACGGAGTCATCGGGCTCACCAAGGTTGCAGCCTTGGAAGGTGCAGCGGCTGGTATTACGGTAAATGCTATTTGTCCGGGGTATGTCGATACGCCGTTGGTACAAAACCAATTAGCGGATTTGGCTAAGACAAGAAATGTGCCGTTGGAAAAGGTAATGGAAGAAGTCATCTACCCGCTGGTGCCGCAGAAGCGACTGTTGCAAGTAAAGGAAGTAGCGAACTACGTTGCCTTTTTAGCTAGCAAGAAAGCGTCAGGTGTCACGGGTCAGGCTGTCGTCATCGATGGCGGGTATACAGCGCAGTAA
- a CDS encoding GntP family permease, protein MIIEVLSILISLGLLMFFAYRGYPVIVFAPIFTLLAVVLSGISLLPSYTETFMTNAANYVKSFFPIFLLGAIFGKVMELSGAASSIAHTIVKALGSNRAILAVVLACSILTYGGVSLFVVAFAVYPFAAAIFREANIPKRLIPGTIALGAFTYTMDALPGTPQIQNIIPTTYFGTDAYAAPVLGTIGAIMVFVGGMLWLDRRRKQAAAAGEGYGEGHTNEPELIKNETYMNIWVAILPLALVLVGNYLFSRGIWTVETWYDPAILKESFKIEKVKNVVSSWSLIISLCLGIIAAILINVKQVKNKLASGLTAAAMGALLAIFNTASEVGFGNVVKTLPGFKLIQGWIMGASDHPLVSEALAVNVLAGVTGSASGGMSIALEVMSKQYLEMANAAGISPELLHRIASMSSGGMDTLPHNGAVITLLAITGLTHRQSYKDIFAITVLKTAVVFILAFAVSII, encoded by the coding sequence ATGATCATTGAAGTGTTATCCATCTTGATTTCGCTCGGTCTCCTGATGTTTTTTGCGTATCGGGGTTATCCTGTTATCGTATTTGCCCCTATTTTTACCCTGCTGGCGGTTGTCCTTTCCGGGATCTCTCTGCTGCCGAGCTACACCGAAACCTTTATGACGAATGCAGCAAACTATGTGAAATCATTCTTCCCTATTTTCTTACTGGGTGCCATTTTCGGAAAAGTCATGGAGTTGAGCGGTGCCGCCTCGTCCATTGCCCACACGATTGTAAAGGCACTTGGCTCCAATCGTGCGATCTTGGCTGTTGTTTTGGCTTGCTCGATTTTGACGTATGGCGGGGTTTCCCTGTTCGTTGTAGCTTTTGCGGTGTATCCGTTTGCCGCTGCGATTTTCCGTGAAGCCAATATTCCGAAGCGTCTCATTCCAGGGACGATCGCGCTCGGTGCTTTTACGTATACGATGGACGCCTTGCCAGGTACACCGCAAATTCAAAACATCATTCCTACGACTTATTTTGGTACGGATGCTTATGCTGCACCTGTTCTAGGAACGATTGGCGCCATCATGGTTTTCGTTGGCGGGATGCTATGGCTGGATCGCAGACGCAAGCAAGCTGCCGCTGCTGGGGAAGGCTATGGCGAGGGACATACGAATGAGCCAGAGCTGATCAAAAATGAAACCTATATGAACATCTGGGTTGCGATTCTCCCGCTGGCATTGGTGCTCGTGGGTAACTATTTGTTCAGCAGAGGGATTTGGACAGTAGAGACGTGGTACGATCCAGCGATTCTCAAAGAATCATTTAAGATTGAGAAAGTGAAAAACGTTGTCTCTTCTTGGTCACTGATTATTTCGCTCTGTCTTGGAATTATTGCCGCAATTTTAATCAATGTGAAGCAAGTCAAAAACAAGCTGGCGAGTGGTTTGACGGCAGCAGCGATGGGCGCTCTCTTGGCGATCTTCAATACTGCTTCCGAAGTTGGGTTCGGAAACGTTGTGAAAACATTGCCGGGCTTCAAACTCATCCAAGGCTGGATTATGGGAGCAAGTGATCATCCGTTGGTTTCGGAGGCACTGGCTGTAAACGTACTGGCGGGTGTGACAGGTTCTGCGTCGGGCGGTATGTCGATCGCGCTGGAGGTTATGAGCAAACAATACCTGGAGATGGCAAATGCTGCGGGAATCAGCCCTGAGTTGCTGCACCGTATTGCCTCGATGTCTTCTGGTGGTATGGACACATTGCCACACAACGGAGCGGTCATTACACTGCTCGCGATTACTGGTTTGACTCACCGCCAATCGTACAAAGACATTTTCGCAATCACCGTTTTGAAAACAGCTGTCGTGTTCATTTTGGCATTCGCCGTTTCTATTATTTAA
- a CDS encoding sigma-54 interaction domain-containing protein — protein MDWNLQQMSKLLEVVFENAHEPMIVTDKDGKILLLNRSYREFLNVQDVIGQPVTDVIENTRMHIVGQEGVAEIADIQQIKGQNMIAHRIPIMDEGKVIAVLGTVLFQDVQELTALAAMVAQLKDELTYYKKELRRRMGATYHFDQIVGYSQKLQELKGFSLKVAKSDSTVLITGESGTGKELFAHAIHAESKRKMGPFIRVNCAAIPDSLLESELFGYEEGAFTGAVRRGKKGKFELANHGTILLDEIGDMPLPLQAKLLRVLQEKEVERVGAVRTTPIDVRVIASTNSDMLQSIKEGKFRADLYYRLNVVSLSIPPLRERLEDLPELVSNLLKQLGESTGVAVRTIDEEVWNVFRGYSWPGNVRELKNVLERALHLMEDDVLKKEHIWLPVSDEGSLPSLSVPTHAVRPLKQVLEEAEQEALRQAMQQAGGNKLSAAKLLQISKSSFYEKWEKYQ, from the coding sequence TTGGATTGGAATCTCCAGCAGATGAGCAAATTGCTTGAGGTCGTTTTTGAAAATGCCCATGAACCAATGATCGTAACGGACAAGGATGGAAAAATACTCTTATTGAATCGGAGCTATCGGGAATTCCTGAATGTACAGGACGTGATCGGACAGCCAGTGACGGATGTCATCGAAAACACGCGGATGCATATTGTCGGTCAGGAAGGTGTTGCCGAGATCGCAGACATTCAGCAAATAAAAGGACAGAATATGATTGCGCACCGCATCCCGATCATGGACGAAGGTAAAGTGATTGCCGTTCTGGGAACGGTGCTGTTCCAGGATGTGCAAGAGCTTACTGCCTTGGCTGCGATGGTTGCTCAGCTGAAGGATGAGCTGACCTATTATAAGAAAGAGTTGCGGCGGCGAATGGGGGCTACCTATCATTTTGACCAAATCGTTGGGTACAGCCAGAAGCTGCAGGAGCTTAAAGGATTTTCTCTGAAAGTTGCGAAAAGCGATTCGACTGTGCTCATCACAGGCGAAAGCGGGACGGGCAAGGAGCTGTTTGCCCACGCTATTCATGCCGAGAGCAAGCGCAAAATGGGTCCTTTCATTCGGGTGAATTGTGCCGCTATTCCAGATTCTTTGCTCGAATCAGAGCTGTTTGGCTATGAAGAAGGTGCGTTTACTGGAGCTGTTCGCCGCGGAAAAAAAGGAAAGTTCGAGCTGGCTAATCACGGAACCATTCTGTTGGATGAGATCGGGGACATGCCGTTGCCGTTGCAAGCCAAGCTACTGCGCGTGTTGCAGGAAAAAGAAGTCGAGCGGGTAGGTGCTGTTCGGACGACGCCAATCGATGTGCGGGTAATAGCTTCCACGAATTCGGACATGCTTCAAAGCATCAAAGAGGGGAAGTTTCGAGCGGACCTCTATTATCGGTTGAATGTCGTGTCACTTTCGATTCCTCCGTTGCGCGAGCGTTTGGAGGATTTGCCGGAGCTGGTTTCGAATCTGCTCAAACAGCTTGGCGAGTCCACTGGTGTTGCGGTCAGGACCATTGATGAAGAAGTATGGAACGTATTTAGGGGTTACTCCTGGCCCGGCAATGTACGGGAGTTGAAAAACGTGCTGGAACGAGCCCTTCATCTAATGGAAGACGATGTCCTGAAAAAGGAGCATATCTGGTTGCCTGTTTCGGACGAAGGGTCACTCCCCTCCTTGTCGGTTCCAACTCATGCCGTTCGACCATTGAAACAAGTCTTGGAAGAGGCTGAGCAGGAAGCACTTCGCCAAGCGATGCAGCAAGCCGGGGGGAACAAGCTTTCCGCCGCCAAGCTGTTGCAAATCAGCAAGTCCAGCTTTTACGAAAAGTGGGAGAAGTACCAGTAG
- a CDS encoding MmcQ/YjbR family DNA-binding protein: MVHEQISSIEGLKMVAAVRELAMRLPEVTEQVDAFGHTSFRVNDKPFVILGEGGIEGPSLSVKVLKTTQEILLVQEHFYKTPYIGHHGWVSILDKNVTSYGEIEDYIREGYMCAAPKRLVKQLQHLP, encoded by the coding sequence ATGGTGCACGAACAGATTTCTTCTATAGAAGGGTTGAAGATGGTAGCTGCTGTTCGCGAGCTGGCGATGCGATTGCCAGAAGTAACGGAGCAGGTAGACGCTTTTGGACATACCTCGTTTCGCGTAAACGACAAGCCGTTTGTCATTTTGGGAGAGGGGGGCATTGAAGGCCCCTCCCTTTCTGTGAAGGTGCTGAAGACGACCCAAGAGATTTTGCTTGTGCAGGAGCATTTTTACAAGACGCCGTACATCGGCCATCACGGCTGGGTTTCGATCCTGGACAAAAACGTGACTAGCTATGGTGAAATCGAGGATTACATACGGGAAGGCTATATGTGCGCGGCTCCCAAGCGATTGGTCAAGCAATTACAGCACCTCCCCTGA
- a CDS encoding alpha/beta hydrolase-fold protein: MKGQLLADVSHHRALLVYLPPSYDKSTSRFPVMYVHDGGDLFDPAFSTALDVIEDQFAEGKIPELILVGIQPENRRDDYTPWFSKAISPERNIDFGGQGDEYLSYVANECKAYIDSKYRTDPRPEKTGIIGFSLGGLISMYAAHQYPDVFTKIGSISGSYWYEGMVSFMREKKMYHPGLRIYMDVGSKEGTKKQNVQKQMVPLTKEAHEILIDSGFTADQLVLFMDEGADHLSKYANARFPGALEWLWNEKKEETEMELSKLIRERRSIHRFTDREVDPALVTELMDTAVWAPNYHMTQPWRFIVTYGEGKRRIAEAVRIMKEKREIDPAKKKEVGEKFYNKIMAIPMLMTVIMEESPNLITRQDDFASTSIVIHNFSLLAWEKGIGLTWETYPWIHEPEFREAMGIRPGEKVLGNLHIGYPAAIPGAQPRIPAAERITLVDKA, translated from the coding sequence GTGAAGGGACAATTGTTAGCAGACGTAAGCCATCACCGAGCACTGCTCGTATATTTGCCGCCATCCTATGACAAGAGTACGTCCCGTTTTCCCGTCATGTATGTCCATGATGGCGGTGACTTGTTTGACCCTGCGTTTAGTACGGCACTCGATGTAATCGAAGATCAGTTTGCAGAGGGAAAAATTCCTGAGCTAATTCTCGTCGGCATCCAACCAGAAAACCGCAGGGATGACTATACGCCTTGGTTTTCCAAAGCGATCTCGCCTGAGCGCAACATTGATTTTGGCGGACAAGGAGATGAGTATCTTTCTTACGTCGCCAATGAATGTAAGGCGTATATCGACAGCAAGTACAGAACAGACCCTAGGCCTGAAAAAACAGGGATCATCGGATTTTCGCTAGGTGGCTTGATCTCGATGTACGCTGCGCACCAATACCCGGATGTTTTCACGAAAATCGGCAGCATCTCGGGATCGTATTGGTATGAAGGCATGGTTTCGTTTATGCGGGAAAAGAAAATGTACCATCCCGGGCTGCGCATCTACATGGATGTCGGCAGTAAGGAAGGGACCAAAAAACAAAACGTCCAGAAACAAATGGTTCCGCTGACAAAAGAAGCGCATGAGATATTGATAGATAGCGGCTTCACAGCAGATCAGCTCGTCCTGTTCATGGACGAAGGGGCGGATCATTTGAGCAAATATGCAAATGCCAGATTTCCGGGGGCGTTGGAATGGCTCTGGAATGAGAAGAAGGAGGAGACAGAAATGGAACTGTCCAAATTGATTAGAGAACGTCGCTCGATTCATCGCTTTACAGATCGTGAGGTAGACCCTGCACTGGTTACTGAACTGATGGATACAGCCGTGTGGGCGCCAAATTATCACATGACACAACCGTGGCGCTTTATCGTGACGTACGGGGAAGGCAAGAGAAGAATCGCAGAAGCCGTGCGGATTATGAAGGAAAAGCGGGAGATTGATCCGGCGAAAAAGAAAGAAGTCGGCGAGAAGTTTTACAATAAAATCATGGCGATTCCGATGCTGATGACGGTCATCATGGAAGAAAGTCCGAACCTGATTACCCGTCAGGACGATTTCGCTTCGACCAGCATTGTCATTCATAACTTTAGCTTGCTAGCGTGGGAAAAAGGCATCGGTCTGACGTGGGAGACGTACCCGTGGATACACGAACCGGAATTCCGTGAAGCGATGGGCATTCGACCAGGTGAAAAAGTGCTGGGGAACCTGCATATTGGTTATCCCGCCGCGATCCCTGGCGCTCAGCCGCGCATTCCCGCAGCAGAGCGCATCACACTTGTCGACAAGGCATAG
- a CDS encoding FecCD family ABC transporter permease yields MPNRKGKFRLLFFVNIALTLLAIYISLTNGAFDMTVLDVIRTLLRIDPVAEYDLVIFDFRLPRIVIAALVGFGLGVAGTVIQGITRNGLADPGILGINAGAGAAIVAFMFFFGGQFMDASWYSIMAMPLFGLTGGLLAAGLIYLFAWRNGALDPQRLILVGIAIGSGLGAVALYLSLKMNPNDFEMAAVWLTGSIWSANWTHIAGMLPWLVILIPVLMRKVHILDLLQLSEESVKNLGVPVEKERNILLLSSIGIVSACVSVSGGIGFVGLMAPHIAKRLTGIQHRYVLPLSGTIGMLMVVAADFIAKTVFTPIELPVGIVISIIGVPYFFYLLSRRKK; encoded by the coding sequence ATGCCTAATCGAAAAGGTAAATTTCGTTTGCTATTTTTCGTCAACATCGCTTTGACTTTGCTGGCAATTTATATCAGCCTGACCAACGGTGCATTTGACATGACGGTGCTGGATGTCATCCGTACGTTATTGCGTATTGATCCTGTAGCGGAATATGATTTGGTTATTTTCGATTTCCGCCTGCCGCGGATTGTTATTGCGGCGTTAGTGGGCTTTGGATTGGGGGTCGCTGGTACCGTCATTCAGGGGATCACCCGTAACGGGCTGGCTGATCCGGGGATTTTGGGCATTAATGCTGGGGCAGGAGCCGCTATCGTCGCTTTTATGTTTTTCTTCGGTGGACAATTCATGGATGCGAGCTGGTATTCCATCATGGCCATGCCGTTGTTTGGTTTGACAGGCGGATTGCTTGCGGCTGGACTGATTTATCTATTTGCTTGGCGTAACGGAGCACTTGACCCACAACGACTGATTCTGGTGGGGATCGCGATTGGCTCCGGATTGGGTGCCGTGGCACTGTATCTCTCGTTAAAAATGAATCCCAACGATTTTGAAATGGCAGCCGTATGGCTCACGGGCAGTATTTGGAGTGCCAATTGGACGCATATTGCAGGGATGCTGCCATGGCTCGTCATACTCATTCCTGTTTTGATGCGCAAGGTGCATATTCTCGATTTGCTTCAATTGAGTGAGGAGTCCGTCAAGAATCTGGGTGTGCCCGTGGAAAAGGAGCGCAATATTCTCCTGCTGTCGAGTATCGGGATCGTGAGCGCATGTGTTTCGGTTTCCGGAGGCATTGGATTCGTCGGCTTGATGGCACCGCATATTGCGAAGCGTTTGACGGGAATCCAGCACAGGTATGTTCTTCCCTTGTCAGGAACAATCGGGATGCTCATGGTCGTGGCAGCGGACTTTATCGCCAAAACGGTGTTCACACCCATTGAACTACCAGTGGGTATCGTCATTTCGATCATCGGTGTACCGTATTTCTTCTATCTACTGAGTAGAAGAAAAAAATAA
- a CDS encoding FecCD family ABC transporter permease, with translation MQSKKATSMIILAVSPLVILLTILLSIHYGAKPIDAGTIYQAFSAFDEGNVDHQIVMHSRLPRVLGALMIGAFLAISGALMQGMTRNYLASPSIMGVSDGSVFAVTLCMVFLPSATSVTMITMSLIGSALAVAMVLAFSRLLPNGLTPVGMAVIGTITGTFLSSISAAISTYFQVSQNVSFWYNARLHLLEPELVKLAVPFAIVGIVIALLLSKSITILSLGDEVSRGLGQRTVMVKVLATAAVVILTGISVALAGKIAFVGLIIPHITRFLVGLDYRWIIPCAGLLGGIFLGLSDVLSRFMNSPFETPIGVVTAFIGVPFFLYLIYKRGGGKHA, from the coding sequence ATGCAATCCAAAAAAGCAACTTCCATGATCATACTAGCTGTTTCGCCATTGGTGATCCTGCTTACAATCTTGCTCTCCATTCATTACGGGGCCAAGCCGATTGATGCGGGGACGATTTATCAAGCTTTCTCTGCCTTTGATGAAGGGAATGTCGATCATCAAATTGTCATGCATTCTCGCTTGCCAAGAGTTTTGGGCGCACTCATGATCGGAGCATTTCTAGCGATATCAGGAGCGTTGATGCAGGGGATGACGAGGAATTACCTCGCGTCCCCCTCTATTATGGGCGTGTCTGACGGTTCGGTCTTTGCCGTTACGCTGTGCATGGTTTTCCTTCCATCTGCTACGAGTGTCACGATGATTACCATGTCCTTGATCGGTTCCGCACTCGCGGTTGCGATGGTTCTCGCTTTTTCCCGACTGTTGCCGAACGGCTTAACGCCAGTAGGGATGGCGGTCATCGGTACGATTACAGGTACTTTTCTGAGCAGTATTTCAGCCGCGATTTCTACTTATTTTCAAGTCTCGCAAAACGTCAGCTTCTGGTACAATGCGAGGCTGCATCTCTTGGAGCCTGAGTTGGTGAAGCTAGCGGTCCCTTTTGCCATCGTGGGTATTGTCATAGCACTTCTTTTGTCCAAATCTATTACGATCTTATCCTTGGGCGACGAAGTATCTCGAGGTCTCGGACAGAGAACGGTGATGGTCAAAGTGCTGGCAACAGCCGCTGTTGTCATTCTGACAGGCATTTCCGTAGCGTTGGCAGGAAAAATCGCCTTTGTCGGGCTGATCATTCCCCACATTACCCGCTTTTTGGTAGGTCTCGATTATCGATGGATCATTCCATGCGCAGGTTTATTGGGCGGTATTTTCCTCGGCTTGTCTGACGTTCTCAGCCGATTTATGAACAGTCCGTTTGAGACCCCAATCGGTGTGGTGACGGCTTTTATTGGCGTTCCGTTCTTCCTCTATTTGATTTACAAGAGAGGAGGGGGAAAGCATGCCTAA
- a CDS encoding iron-hydroxamate ABC transporter substrate-binding protein, whose translation MKKIYLGLSIAALTLALTACGGGKEAANNTTAPAAAPATTASAEKPADEANKAETRTIKYLDKEYTVPSKTERIVIVGSMESMEDSLVLNVNPVGAISVGGKFPEMFAPITGQATSIGEKIQPNLETILSLKPDVILGSSKFPPEMAEKLNKIAPTFPVSHISTNWEANLQLLGELTGKQAEAEKALNEYKSGIEAAKAKLGDSVKDTKVLVIRLRQGNIGIYPEKVFFNPALYADLGLTAPEEVKAAKAQEMISMEKFSQINPDYLFIQFSPDENKDKPNALEDLQNNPIWKSVNAVKNGKVYVNVVDPLAQGGTAWSKTQFLKAAVEKLSAK comes from the coding sequence ATGAAAAAGATATACCTAGGCTTGAGCATTGCAGCGCTGACATTGGCTCTGACAGCGTGCGGCGGAGGAAAAGAAGCAGCGAATAACACGACTGCACCTGCTGCAGCACCTGCGACAACGGCTTCAGCAGAAAAGCCGGCCGATGAAGCCAATAAAGCAGAGACACGCACGATCAAATATTTGGATAAAGAATATACCGTTCCTAGCAAAACAGAGAGAATCGTCATTGTAGGAAGCATGGAGTCCATGGAAGATTCCCTTGTGCTGAACGTAAACCCGGTAGGCGCGATTTCTGTCGGCGGCAAATTCCCGGAGATGTTTGCACCGATTACGGGTCAAGCCACATCGATTGGGGAAAAAATCCAACCGAATCTGGAAACGATCCTGTCCTTGAAGCCGGACGTGATCTTGGGTAGTAGCAAATTTCCACCAGAAATGGCTGAAAAGCTAAACAAGATTGCACCTACCTTCCCTGTTTCTCACATTTCAACCAACTGGGAAGCGAACCTGCAATTGTTGGGTGAACTGACTGGCAAGCAAGCTGAGGCAGAAAAAGCGCTCAATGAATACAAATCAGGGATTGAAGCGGCAAAAGCAAAATTGGGAGACAGCGTGAAGGATACAAAAGTATTGGTGATTCGTCTGCGCCAAGGAAATATCGGCATCTATCCAGAGAAGGTGTTCTTCAACCCAGCTCTGTACGCAGACCTTGGTTTAACAGCACCAGAAGAAGTAAAAGCGGCGAAGGCACAAGAAATGATCTCCATGGAGAAATTCAGCCAGATCAACCCGGACTACCTGTTCATCCAGTTCTCTCCAGACGAGAATAAGGACAAGCCAAATGCATTGGAAGATTTGCAGAACAACCCGATTTGGAAGAGCGTGAATGCAGTGAAAAACGGCAAGGTTTACGTAAACGTGGTTGATCCTCTCGCACAAGGCGGTACTGCTTGGAGCAAAACACAATTCCTGAAGGCGGCTGTAGAAAAATTGTCTGCCAAGTAA